TCTGAATTGTGCTAAATAAAGAACCTTTAGTACCAGACTGGGATCCTACTATTAATTAAACTCATTCATTTATATACATTCTGgattatggaatactttgatgtCAAGTTCCACTCTTAGAACTCCATTGATAACAGAAAACTTAACTAGTTGCTTTTTTCACCTAAGGTATAACTAATCCTTTAACCATGCAAACAGCTCTATCACCAAAATTGTCACCTAATTTAACACCTTTACATCCCACTATTTCATCCTGTAACTTTATCTCATTTTGCTAACTACCTACTTAACTAGAACTTGTATCATTGCTGACCGGCATACTTTTGGACACATTCAAGTTAGAAAGAGGGCCATTTAAAATactaacaagaaaaacaaaaaccaagccaagttgacagtcaaaaaaaaatctcaacaaagCACTTACCTGGAACAAAGCCTTGCCTTTTCCTGGAAACTCTTGAGTTATGTCTTCCTTCCAAGCTAAGAAAGCTTCCTCTTCAATAATTTCCATGTCATAGAAGTGAACAAAAAATCGAAGTAACATGCCTTAAAAGGAAACACAgcatatatttcattatttaacaTGCTATTTAGGCTGCCTCTCAATCCCCGACACCTGAACAGTCACCTCACCTTTTGGGAAGCTGCTGTTGTAACAGTGCACCTGCAAAGCATACAGGGCACTGACCTGTAGATCCACATGATCATGAAGAAATTTCTGCATCACTGGCTTAAAAGAGAGCAGCAGCTGTTTTTCCTGCTCtaactgctctttggaaggagcAGAGGAAGAATCTGTTTCATCGCTGGGTGGGCTTACTTCACTAGAAATGTACTGTAAGAAGCTGAACAGCAAGCTTTTTGTTAGAAACCCAATGGTTGTCTAGCTCAACAAATTGTTATTAGACTTCTGGCAAATGAACTACTCATCTTACCTGGTCATTAAGATGTTCACGAATCCTTTATCTACATGAAGTTTGGGAGAGATGTTATCTTTAATCCATTTATATATAGTTTGAGGGGATGGATCCAGCTTAATTTGCTTCAATAGTTCCTTCTCCAATTTAAGGAGTGGGAATAAGAAACTCAGTCCCTTTCCTTCCAAAATCTCCAACATTCGATCCTTATTCTGATCAATTTCTGCAAACACAAAGCAATTTCTCATTTTATCAGGTTGACCTTACCTAAACAAAGCTTTACAAATGATTTCCTAGTAAACAAAATTCCACTCAAGGACCCAAATATCCATTTAGTGTTAAGTCAGCTGGCTCTTACCTGGCAGCATTTTCTGCATATTGACCTTGCTTTGTTGAAAAAGTTCGGTTAACCACTCTCGGTCTTGCAATTTAGCTAATTGTTGAAGACAAAGTAAGAAGAGAGGGAAGTGGGTGCCACTCTCCAGTGGTTGAGCTAGTTCGGAAATGCTCACCAACTCTGAAATTATAGCACGAGCTGCAAACTGTGCCAAGTAAGATTTCACCAAGGGGATGTCAACCTCCAGTTTGGGGCACTGCTCCAATACATTCAGGAAAGCCTTGTGAAGAAAATCCAACAGTTTCATTAATTTTCAATCTTAAATGGAAAGAAGTTGCTTTATCACACTATTGGTAGAATGTTCTACCTGCATGAAGTTGTCACTTGTGGCTATCCCTTCCTGTTTGAGTAAACTGATTAAAgagcttgctttttctttatcTTCATCACTTCTATCAAGTGACAGGATGATCACTTTGCTTAGCATCTCAGGAAGAAAGTGTTTTGGAGCTCTCATTTCTCTCACACCACTGACAGCGTCGTTGGCATTTCCACTGTTCAGATAGTCAGTCACAACGGCTTCCTAAAAACACAATTCAATTCTCATAAGCATTCCCTACCCTCAAATGTTTTCCAAGTACCAGAGATGATTTATTTATGAGGCTTTCTGAAACTTACGGTCAGTTTAAGTAGTTCTTCCTTTGATGGTGGTGGCTTTTTGCTAGTCTTGGCAGGCTTTTCCTGGATAAGTGGTGGATTAGTTTTGAGACCAAGTTGAGGTGTCTAAAGACAAGAAACACAACACATGTTtaatcaaaatgaaacaaaccaaaaatagcaCCACCAtgaagcagagggaaggaaacACTTGAGTCCTCACCCACCTTCAGGGACACTGAGAAGCGTACTACACTTTGGGGGCCCATACCTGTCCCAGAGGCGGTGTTTGAGTGCGTGGTGGCTGTGCACTGGGAGGAATCATAGTTATCTGGGGCTGAAGCTTTGGCACCTGATTTTTATTCATTAGAAACGACTGAGCAGGCCTCAAACTAAtctaaaattgaaaacaaatcaACATACAACCAAGTTAACAGAACTAATGAACACAACTATAAACACTTTCAATAACCCACAACTAATTCTATACAAATCTATTATGGCAGTGATATAATTCTCCAAAAACTAAAAGTTATTTCATGTCACATAATGAATTTTAACTTATGGGAAAAATACCTGCTTTAAAGAGTAgatactgaaattaaaaaaaaaaaaacaaaacacttcacaAACCTTATGTTTGTACCGTTCAAGTCTCCCAATATCAGCAATGCAGATAAACCCTTTATTCTACTCAATATCTTTACCATTTTCTCATGATAACTATATAAATAACTTAGAAACTTGCCCTCATATCTCATAATCTTCGCTCATAGGACGCTGGACATCCAGAgagaaaaagcagagaaaagtagaaaagaagttGAAGACATAAGAGTAGAggagagaataaaaggaaaaagaattccAGCTTTAAGTCCTCTTTGGCGTCTTTTTATAATCATCGGGCAAGAGACTTCTGCACTGACAAACTACTGCATAGAAGTAATGTAGGCAAATGTACCTCATCTGCATTAAGCTGTCCTTTCTTAGAAAACCGAGGTGGCATATCCTTCGACTGTCCTTGTAGCTGGGATAAGAGTCCCTGACTCTGGTTATGGTAGAGCTGGCTTAGCCCCTATttcagaaagggagaaagaaagtctAGATAAAAATTATGGTAATCAAGTACCAAAGGGATGAGCCAAGCCATTGCTTTGCCCAGAAAAGGTGGAACAGGGAAGAATATCTAACATATCTGTTGAATAAAGTGATGTGATTTTACTAATCTTAAGGATAAGCATCTTACTCAATTTCAAACAACTGTCAAATGGAAATAtgctaaggaaaaaaaagcataagAACTCAGcttcatttaaaaacaataaagggcaAAAGGTATTATACCTAAGGCTGGCCCTAACACTATCAATATCTTACCTGGCTTTTCATAAACTTGCCCCCCATCTCTCCAAACTGCGATTGCGTGGGAGGCATGATGTGCCCCCCATGGCCATTGAAGAGCTGATTTGAACGATGACGTCCCATTGTGGGTGAAAATCTATCCTGGATAACTCCTGGACCAGTACCAATTCCACTACCTTAAAATACAGACAACTCTTAGAAATTCACTAAAATATTAACTTTTGGTTTATCCAAAACACTGCTGCTTTTAAAATTACCTGGCATTTGTCCAAACATATCAGCAAGTCCCCCAAGTGGGTCCCTATCCATTTTCATCCTTGGCGGCATGAACGGTCCCTCCAGGAAGAAGTCATTCCTCCCTTGAGCCATAGGAGCAGGAATAAACACTCCTAGATCCTTTGAGAAGAAAGTGGGTAAGTACTGTCCTTATTAAAATGTAATGCTACCATTCTCCCAAATGGGATGAAGGACACTACAAAGCAATACCAATTCTAATTTCAAGAGTTAACAAAAAAGGAGGGGCAGGAAATCAAAAATCCCTTACTTTTACTGCATCTTGACGGATTTGATTGATCGTCTTTGGTCCATTGTCAAGAAAAGCCTTGCGAGGAACCCAATGGTGCTCTCGCAACTCTACAGTAtcctgtaattttaaaaaaatataaattttattttaccattCCAAATGAAAAACTCAAAAACTTTGAACACTGTAAAAACCATCTTACCTGCAGTAGGAAACGAATCCTGGCTGGCAATTCCTTACTTAACATTAAGGAACACATTCTGGCAAAGTACTGATCCATTAAGGACTGataaagagacagaaacacacaatTAGCTAGATGGTAAATGTGTAAGATGCTTTGGATTATTGCTATACAAGCCAATGACTAGAGTAAATACTACCACTTCACAAGACACCACCCTTTACACTGTTCTTAACAAAAACATACCTTGGCTCGTTCATGGTCTAATCGAGGTCCCACTGTCCTCATTATCTGACAGAGGCACTCCAAATCCTCTCCCATATCTTTGAGTTGgactctcttcttcttttccaaaaGCTACCAAAAGAACATGTTTACGATCATTGTTACTCTTGCTTATGTAGTTTTTCCTCTTTAGATTTGGACTGACTCATTTGCAATTCCTAAAGCACGTGAGACAATGGTTTCCTACCAGTTTTCATTGAAGAAACCCTCTAAGAATGTTAACACAGGCAATCTGTTCTATCTCTACTTTATAAAGCACACTACAAACTCCTAAGTTATCTCTATTATCAAAATGTGAATAATTGTGACTGCCTCACCCCTAACCCACTACACCTCGAGTCATACTTACTGTTTTGATGCACTTATGAAGGATAGATTCATGAATAAGATCAAGCTTGCCAAGTTCTCCAATGAATTTGATGTTCCCCAACATCTTGATCTTAGCAATGGctctctgttcctcctcctcaGGAAGGAGGGGATTTTCACGCTTATCATAGACTGAGGGAAGGGaggcaaacaaaataaagaacactTAGGCCATGAAAGGTGTGTACGCACACATAAAACTACCCAAGAGCAAATTTAAATTCTTACCATCAACATTTCTGGTTCGGTTTTCAAATTCATCTTGCAATTTGGAAATCAAGAGGCGTCTGAATgtctatttgaaaacaaaaagtatttgtaaaaagaaaaaaaatttcaaattaatttcaaaacaaagaaaaaaaactgtcaCTCACTGTGCTTTGCTTCTGTCCTGGTTGACCCTCTGCTGCTGGGCCATCAaagtttggtgcatcttctgcCAATCGCAGACATAGCTGAGCATACAGCGAGCTATACTTTGGCTCTTCTAAGGCTTTGTCCACAATCTACagaagtcattaaaaaacaaaccaccatGAACTAGAAGCTGAAATAGCCTCCCTTTAAACAGTCATACTCTTACTTTTCACAACAAGTTACAATCTCAATTAATGTTTACTCTTACATTTCACAAGTTACAATCTCAATTAATTTGGacaactcaggaaaaaaaaacgcACTTTTAAGCTTTAAAAATTTACTATGTCTGGTACAATAGACTAGATCTCATGTTATATACCTCCTCCCCAATTAGAAATGAACTATAAATCATAAAATGCTGGATTTGGGATCCAACTCTGTGGTAGTCATGCAAAATAAGATGCCAGAATTCAGTATACCATAAAATTCCCAAAACCACTTTTACTAAAGGAAAACAACtgttgggcgtggtggcccatgcttttaatcccagcactggggaggcagaattctgggttcaagccagcctggtctacagagtgagttccaggacagccaacaaaacaaaataaaaaaaggaaaacaacttaACAGCTGTTTCTGGACAGCATGGTCAACCAAATGGTTCACCCCCTTGGATCTTGATAGCCATTAaaggtgtttatttttattagcatCATTACTCAATCATATCTaccgtgtatgtatatgtatcatataCTTATCCATATCTAAGAATGAATCTCATCATTTAAAGCAATAACTCAGTCAAACTTGGGTCTGTTAAATTCCTCACCCTCTTTTAAGCTAACATCTTAAACTTACCAGCAGTATGACCCCTTTAAGGATGAGTTTAGACTCTACACCCACATTGAGGAGCTCAAGGCATAGCTTGTCAAACTTTTCAGGAGTAAGCTTATTTAGTATGCTAGGGGGAAAACACAAAATGTGACTTAATATTTTTCTTGAACTAAAAAAAGAGCATTTAAAATTTGACTTTTCCTTTACTAGGGTCCTAAACAAGAAAatgttcctccccctccccaacttGAGATTTCcatcatgtattttaaaatcattattttttgaCCCAATCCCCCCATGTTCTCTAATTTATTCCTGAACTTAAGACTTGCCTTGGAGTGTGGCTGACATATCAACTGATACTCtccggtggggggggggggggatccctcTCCCAGCAGCATGTATTTGCTAGTAGCTTCTTGGCTAGGAGTAGggcttttgtctggcttgagcttatgCAAATCTTGTGCATGGTATTATAGAAGTGTTCAGTTTTCATCCAGAGATGCTGGAATCACTTCTCAGTTACAACATCTGAATTGTATTTGGGCTTTCCCGCTGTTTCACAAGAAACTTCTCTAAATACTCAAGAGCAGTAGGTTTTCATTATATGGAAGTGACCATGAGTTAAGATGGTTATATTACCCATGTCACTGAGTTACACACTAAACCAACAATGGAAATGCCATCACTTCCAACTTGTAGGTTGTAAACAAATAAACCTTGCTGTCAAATACCAGTAGGCTATACTTCTGTTTAAGattctttaaaatattgttgATATTTGAATCCACTACAATGTAATGGATGCCTAGTGAATCTTGCCAAAATCATGCCTGAATTTTTCAATTCACATACTAGAATATAGTTCACCACCACTTCCCTCAGAACAGACTTTGGCACTTACCCTCTTACTTTCCTGAAGATTGCATCATGTCGTTCTTTTTCATTTGCGGAGTTGTTTGCTGCGGAGTTGTCATCTCGTCTAGTGCTTCGTGCAGGAATCCATTTCTGAGCGTTTTGCCCTGGGGTTTTCCCCAGGAACTCGCTAGTTTAATAAAACATTGATGAAGTGGCTTACAATTATGAAAAAACTTGAACACAGCATCCACTCACAACAAATACCATAAAACCCTAAAACCGCTAAACAGAGGGGAAAAGGAGCCACCAAACCAAAGGCTTTACTTCCCCCCCCACAACAAAACAATCCTAAAAATTTTTTCAAACAGCATCAGAATTGTCCAGATGGTATCTTAAAACAGACTCGAAGGCCCATTCCCAATTTCTGTTCTAGTAGGTTTGGGGTAGTACCCAAAAATTTCCActtctgaatatatatattcccagGCAATGCCAAAACTGCTGGCCCAGGCACCAAACCTTGAGACTTAATACTAAAATGCTTAACAAGCAAATTCCACACAGACCACTTCACAAATACCCTATAGTAGGGATCGTAATTTTGAAATACCAGCAAACATAAACCAAGAGGATGAAAAGCAGTTTGGAATTATGAATCCACATCAAGATTACTGATGACTTCCCAAGAATTACCCTGTTAGCATGGAAGTCTTTAATCAAATCGACAGTTTTAAGTTAACTGTCTTTACAAGTTTTACCATACCTGTTGCCAGCAGTCTTGGGATAGTGCTGAGGTGCACCCCTACTTCCTCCTCCGCCCGAAGAAGCACTattcaaaagaaaatttttaCTATACCAATTATGCCTCACTTGGAAGGGAACCtatttatattttagaaactGCGTAACAAAGTGAACTTTGGCCTAAAAGAAAGTGAACTggaggctagagatggctcagatattCAAAGCAGTTCAGTTCctaacatccacatggcagctcacaactccagtctcagaggatctgatgccctcttctgacactgTACACAGAAATGTATgcagacatacattcagacaaaataatcccccaccccacccctgtaaTCCATTTACTCTTTATTCTAGAACCACAGCACATTAGTGGGAATTGGTAAcgactttgttttttgagtcagggtttctttgtgtagccctgcctgtcctggaactcactctctagaccagactggccttgaaatcagaaatccgcctgcctctgcctcccaagtgctgggattaaagccgtgcgccaccactgccaggcttttaTGACTGGCCCTTTCTGAACACCCCCTCCAATGTATCTACTACCCACTCCCAAAACCATACCTGAAACGAGAAGCACCCCCTTCTGCAATCGCACTCTCCACTTTGGCGGCTTGACAACGAAGAATCTTCAAAAGAATAATATTaatggatggggtggggaggggaggggatggtaGAAATGAAAAGcctggaaagagagaaaacaccAAAATTAGGTACTGCCATACTGAGCTATAAACtttcaaatataatttatttccGCTCCCAGCACTGCAGCTGGTTGAACTTTCACTGCATTGCAGCCCTCAGAAGACTAAAATAGAACGAAGTCAAAACCCACAAATACACAATAAAACCTGTTTAGCCCCGTGGATTCTCTTAGTATTCAAGGATGCAAAGAACAGCTtttgtgagaaaaataaaatgaaaaaaaatctggatGCTGCCTAGGAAGCAGCCGTATTATGGGGCctttaaaattaaacagaaatgctATCAAGACCGGCGGTGCTACAAGGGATATGTCTGCGGTACTAAAATGGGTGGCCGGGGTGGTGACAGGCCGGCCAGAGCCTCACTACCCGGTGTTGGGCAGCTTTTCCTCCGCTCGTCTTTATAAGCCCTTCCTTTTACACAGGGCGCGTGTGGAAAGCCGCCGGAAGGCCGGGGCCACAACacaacatggcagcaggcacctCCGCCCCACTCCGCGCGAACAAAAGAGCAGCGAGTTCCTCCCCCAGGCCCAGGCTGGCTCAGCTTCCGAGCGGCGTCTAGCGAGGGCCCAGGCCTGGGCGGGAGGCGCCCCCTCCGGGCCGGCCCTTTGTTCTCCCGCAGGAAGGCGGCCTCCTGCCCACCCGCCGCCTCCACCATAAATCCCCCGGCTGACAGCGCCTCGGCTGCCAAGGCCCACAAAGGGACCGAGACTCGCTCTTGGCGTCGCCCGAGTGGGACATCCCGCAGTAGGGCCACACACCTCCTCCCCGCCGGGAGGCCGGGCTCCGGACTCGTCCGCCTCGCTGGTCCCGCGCCAACGGCCGGGCCCTGCCGCGGGCCGCGTCCCTCCCGCCGAGGCGCGAGGCCTGCCACGCTCGCACGCTGTTCCCGGATCCCACGTCAGGATCCCGGCTGCGCCCGCCACTCGACCGCACGTCAGCCTAGCTCTTCGGTCGACACAGGAAGGAGCGCGGAGGCCATAGATTTCTAAGTAGCCCAAAGGCAGAGGAAAGGCCGCCCCGCCCGGCTCCGCCTGCGGCCGCCATTTTGTTCCACTCGACAAGAAGCGGCCAGGGGCGGCGGCCATCTTAGAGGGCTCCGCTCGGCGGCGACTCCACTCACCTTCACCGAGAACTCAGCAGCTGCCACCGCAGCTGCCTCCTCTGGATCCGGTCGTCGGGGacggggaagggagggggaaggggaacggaaaacaaaaaagggggagggaagggggaggaaggagacgCGGCCGGCTTGAAAGTCTCAGCTCAGAGGAGTAGCTGCTGCAGCCGCCACCTGGTACCCGCCGCCACCTCCATAGAGCTCCGGCTCGCTGCTGGCGCTGAGGCGTGTCTGAAGCCCAACTTATCACTCTGAGGCGGCCGACCCACTAGAGCCTCCCCGAGTGGCTCCTTCGCTATCCAATCAGCAGCCGGGCTTCCGTCCGCTACCAATCCGCGCAGGGCGGCGGGGAGGAGCCAGCGGGCAAGCTCGGTTGCGGCGCAGCCTCGCCGCAGTGCGCAAAGCCATATTCGCGAAGGCTCTGGGGCCAAGCCAGTGGCGTAAGGGCGGCGGGCCGGCGCGCTGCGGGACTCTTGCGTAGCGCCGGGAGCCCAGTGAGTGTGCGCCGCCGGGCCGCCTGGTCTTCCTGGGCCGGCGCTTTGTTCCGGAGTCCCagcctcatgcttgcatagaagAACCTTTTCCTCGCCTCTCCTCCCTGACCCGCCCGGGCCTGGCGTCCTGAGGGCTCGGCGTGGCCTTGCGGCCTGGCCTCGGTTTAGCGTCTGGGAGCTTTGCTGAAGAGAGGGACGTGTGCCCATCGATAGGAATGCGTTCTGTTTGTTGGTCCTCCATCTGCAGAGTAACGAGAAAAGGATCAAAGGAAGGGCTTTGTATCCCAGGCTAGAGGCAGCTTTAACTCAAATGCTCGGCCTGCTGTCACCGAGCTTGACCCAGACAGTATACTAGGCTGGCTTGAGAAGTGTTTGCAGAGCGCGGGCATTTGGAAATtgcaaagtcattttttaaagtttttccttcatttttaacaAACATTAAAGACGGGCAGCGCagtgctttcattttatttaagggCTATATAGGAAAATGAAGCATTTCAAACTATACTTCCAGGTGGTATTTTAAAAGATGGGTTATGTATGTATGCCACAGTATGCAACATTTTAGCTTTCCAAAAATGAAGGTATGTAAACGAGAAATGTCCCATCTCTGTTaagcatgcatttttttttttcaataagatGGGTTACTAAACTAAAGCACGTGTGTTTTCAACAGTCATGGCTTGGAATTCATTCCCAAGAGCTGGGTTTTCAAAGACCCAAACGTAATTTGGCATGTCTTGGTGTTGAAAGCCCTAGTTCTTAAATAGAATTTTCAGCAGACAATTGTACTTTCCTTAGTATTTAAGTCTGCTGAAAAGTGTGGCTTTGAAGGTTTATAATTCTAGTAAACTTAGGTCTTTGCCTTAGAATTAATGCTATTAAATAAACTTTCACTTAAACTAAAAACTGTAAAAACCATTTTTATTTGGGGGTTAagtgtaaaaaagaaaagcattttttaGGAGAGGGGCAATTTTTTTCAATATAAGAGATTTTGCTTTGTATATATAACTTGTATGGCTTTATAACTAGTAGAAATATATACTGTGATATTTTAGTTTTTCACAAGTGATTTACATTCATTATGATACACTAAAGACATCTGTGTGCTAGAAACACAGTGGTCCAAAAACTCAATACTCACTATACTAGTGTATGTGTCAAATAGCCACTTGGTCTAAAACATGGATATTCTAAATACAAAGGACTAGAATGTAAATATAtcctaatatatttatattatgcatatatctaataaataaaacagaaactaaaatataaagtCTTAAAAACAGGatcttgaatttaaaaaaatgttaaaagggACAGCAAGGTGGTGCTGCTGGTAACGAACAGCACCACGTGCTGCCAAGCCTCATGACTGAGCTCAGTCTCCAGTCCCACATGGAATAAAGAGAGAAGgctcacttatacacacacattttaaaaagggcTTTTTCAAGCTTTGTTAATTGCAAAAATCTGCTATGAATTTTCTATGCAGGTATGTGAGGTGCTAACTGACAGGGAGTAAAACCaagaagaaattcaaaaaaaaaaagaggcggAGCGTggtggcactcgggaggcagaggcaggcagatttctgagttcgaggccagcttggtctacaaagtgagttcaggacagccagggctacacagagaaaccctgtctcgaaaaaaaccaaaacaaaacaaaacaaaacaaaaagatggaaataaacatagatttaaaaattttacttttCAGTCATAGATATAAGCATTCACAAATTTAAAGTTTCTATCATATTTTAGATGTGTAAAACTTCAAATAATTGGATTTGAAATGTAACCAAACAGCTTTATAtgtcattttattcatttctaat
This Mus musculus strain C57BL/6J chromosome 7, GRCm38.p6 C57BL/6J DNA region includes the following protein-coding sequences:
- the Eif4g2 gene encoding eukaryotic translation initiation factor 4 gamma 2 isoform 1 (isoform 1 is encoded by transcript variant 1; non-AUG (GUG) translation initiation codon), with amino-acid sequence MESAIAEGGASRFSASSGGGGSRGAPQHYPKTAGNSEFLGKTPGQNAQKWIPARSTRRDDNSAANNSANEKERHDAIFRKVRGILNKLTPEKFDKLCLELLNVGVESKLILKGVILLIVDKALEEPKYSSLYAQLCLRLAEDAPNFDGPAAEGQPGQKQSTTFRRLLISKLQDEFENRTRNVDVYDKRENPLLPEEEEQRAIAKIKMLGNIKFIGELGKLDLIHESILHKCIKTLLEKKKRVQLKDMGEDLECLCQIMRTVGPRLDHERAKSLMDQYFARMCSLMLSKELPARIRFLLQDTVELREHHWVPRKAFLDNGPKTINQIRQDAVKDLGVFIPAPMAQGRNDFFLEGPFMPPRMKMDRDPLGGLADMFGQMPGSGIGTGPGVIQDRFSPTMGRHRSNQLFNGHGGHIMPPTQSQFGEMGGKFMKSQGLSQLYHNQSQGLLSQLQGQSKDMPPRFSKKGQLNADEISLRPAQSFLMNKNQVPKLQPQITMIPPSAQPPRTQTPPLGQTPQLGLKTNPPLIQEKPAKTSKKPPPSKEELLKLTEAVVTDYLNSGNANDAVSGVREMRAPKHFLPEMLSKVIILSLDRSDEDKEKASSLISLLKQEGIATSDNFMQAFLNVLEQCPKLEVDIPLVKSYLAQFAARAIISELVSISELAQPLESGTHFPLFLLCLQQLAKLQDREWLTELFQQSKVNMQKMLPEIDQNKDRMLEILEGKGLSFLFPLLKLEKELLKQIKLDPSPQTIYKWIKDNISPKLHVDKGFVNILMTSFLQYISSEVSPPSDETDSSSAPSKEQLEQEKQLLLSFKPVMQKFLHDHVDLQVSALYALQVHCYNSSFPKGMLLRFFVHFYDMEIIEEEAFLAWKEDITQEFPGKGKALFQVNQWLTWLETAEEEESEEEAD
- the Eif4g2 gene encoding eukaryotic translation initiation factor 4 gamma 2 isoform 2 (isoform 2 is encoded by transcript variant 2; non-AUG (GUG) translation initiation codon), producing MESAIAEGGASRFSASSGGGGSRGAPQHYPKTAGNSEFLGKTPGQNAQKWIPARSTRRDDNSAANNSANEKERHDAIFRKVRGILNKLTPEKFDKLCLELLNVGVESKLILKGVILLIVDKALEEPKYSSLYAQLCLRLAEDAPNFDGPAAEGQPGQKQSTTFRRLLISKLQDEFENRTRNVDVYDKRENPLLPEEEEQRAIAKIKMLGNIKFIGELGKLDLIHESILHKCIKTLLEKKKRVQLKDMGEDLECLCQIMRTVGPRLDHERAKSLMDQYFARMCSLMLSKELPARIRFLLQDTVELREHHWVPRKAFLDNGPKTINQIRQDAVKDLGVFIPAPMAQGRNDFFLEGPFMPPRMKMDRDPLGGLADMFGQMPGSGIGTGPGVIQDRFSPTMGRHRSNQLFNGHGGHIMPPTQSQFGEMGGKFMKSQISLRPAQSFLMNKNQVPKLQPQITMIPPSAQPPRTQTPPLGQTPQLGLKTNPPLIQEKPAKTSKKPPPSKEELLKLTEAVVTDYLNSGNANDAVSGVREMRAPKHFLPEMLSKVIILSLDRSDEDKEKASSLISLLKQEGIATSDNFMQAFLNVLEQCPKLEVDIPLVKSYLAQFAARAIISELVSISELAQPLESGTHFPLFLLCLQQLAKLQDREWLTELFQQSKVNMQKMLPEIDQNKDRMLEILEGKGLSFLFPLLKLEKELLKQIKLDPSPQTIYKWIKDNISPKLHVDKGFVNILMTSFLQYISSEVSPPSDETDSSSAPSKEQLEQEKQLLLSFKPVMQKFLHDHVDLQVSALYALQVHCYNSSFPKGMLLRFFVHFYDMEIIEEEAFLAWKEDITQEFPGKGKALFQVNQWLTWLETAEEEESEEEAD